One genomic window of Glycine soja cultivar W05 chromosome 9, ASM419377v2, whole genome shotgun sequence includes the following:
- the LOC114425320 gene encoding pentatricopeptide repeat-containing protein At5g16640, mitochondrial-like, whose translation MVMPSPIPTCHHILQPRTPFLTNIATKINNDTITIRPGKTTLSFSAIKSTATTTTNDLNFEDTVTRFRIKGLVHRITALSSSNTKPQMLQILEKVPELYQTISDFNHLLMALVITRKPDICLRIFTKLPSFQLEPDCCTHSIIIRCHCEENNMDEAKRALDTALEKGFLPDAATFTVLINSLCKRGRVNKAREVFEVMGGKGYKASVHAHNCLLKGLSYVGKVDEALEMLNDMNATSLEPDVYSYTAVMDGLCKVGRSDEAMELLNEAVGMGVVPNVVTFNTLLQGYSREGRPMEGVAVLEMMKKEHDCVPDCVSYSTVLHGLLKWNQVVAALGVYKEMVGVGLEVDLRMMGTLVRRLCKRSWKDRDRGLLQGAGEVFEKMKERGLVVDQGTFEVIVQALCEGKRFDQALANLYEMVRLGYSPEVIAFDKVIQGLCDEGRVDDAVSALVLLHANGGVPNRVSYDVLIKELIEEGRLFCASNLFCAAVKLGVVPNREPDLNVIKREWE comes from the coding sequence ATGGTCATGCCTTCTCCAATTCCCACGTGCCACCATATTCTTCAACCTCGTACCCCTTTTCTCACCAACATTGCCACCAAAATCAACAATGACACCATCACCATCAGACCAGGTAAGACCACACTCTCTTTCTCTGCCATCAAAtccacagcaacaacaacaacaaatgacCTTAATTTCGAGGACACAGTCACTAGGTTTCGAATCAAAGGTCTTGTCCACAGGATCACAGCCTTATCCTCCTCCAACACCAAACCCCAGATGCTGCAAATCCTAGAAAAAGTCCCCGAACTCTACCAAACCATATCAGATTTCAACCACCTTCTCATGGCTCTAGTAATTACACGAAAACCTGATATTTGTCTCAGAATCTTCACAAAGTTACCCTCTTTCCAGCTCGAGCCAGATTGTTGCACTCACTCCATTATAATTAGGTGCCACTGTGAAGAAAACAACATGGATGAAGCCAAGAGAGCATTGGACACTGCTCTGGAAAAAGGGTTTCTACCAGATGCTGCAACCTTCACTGTTCTCATAAATTCCCTTTGTAAAAGGGGGAGAGTGAATAAGGCAAGGGAGGTTTTTGAGGTAATGGGTGGAAAGGGTTACAAGGCTAGTGTTCATGCACATAATTGCTTGCTTAAGGGTTTGTCCTATGTGGGGAAGGTGGATGAAGCACTTGAGATGTTGAATGATATGAATGCAACCTCATTGGAGCCTGATGTTTACTCTTACACAGCTGTGATGGATGGTCTGTGCAAAGTGGGTAGGTCAGATGAGGCAATGGAGTTGCTCAATGAAGCTGTTGGAATGGGGGTGGTGCCAAATGTTGTCACTTTCAACACCTTGCTTCAAGGGTATTCTAGGGAGGGGAGGCCAATGGAGGGTGTTGCTGTTTTGGAGATGATGAAGAAGGAGCATGATTGTGTTCCTGATTGTGTTAGTTATAGCACTGTGTTACATGGATTGTTGAAGTGGAATCAAGTTGTGGCAGCCCTTGGGGTGTACAAGGAAATGGTTGGGGTTGGGTTGGAGGTGGATTTGAGGATGATGGGGACTCTGGTGAGGAGGTTGTGTAAGAGGTCATGGAAGGATAGAGATAGAGGTCTGCTTCAGGGTGCAGGTGAGGTgtttgagaaaatgaaagagaggGGTTTGGTGGTTGACCAGGGGACATTTGAGGTCATAGTCCAGGCACTGTGTGAGGGGAAGAGGTTTGATCAGGCATTGGCAAATTTGTATGAGATGGTTAGATTGGGATATTCTCCTGAGGTAATTGCCTTTGACAAGGTGATTCAAGGGCTTTGTGATGAAGGAAGAGTGGATGATGCAGTGTCAGCTTTGGTCCTTTTGCATGCGAATGGGGGAGTTCCCAATAGAGTTTCTTATGATGTGCTGATCAAAGAACTAATTGAGGAGGGTAGATTGTTTTGTGCTTCTAATTTGTTTTGTGCTGCAGTGAAGTTGGGTGTTGTTCCCAACAGGGAACCTGATCTAAATGTTATAAAGAGGGAGTgggaatga
- the LOC114425321 gene encoding trafficking protein particle complex subunit 4-like, whose protein sequence is MAAICSLYIINKSGGLIYYKDYGSAGRMDTNDSLRVASLWHSMHAISQQLSPVSGCLGIELLQADTFDLHCFQSLTGTKIFVVCEPGAQYMESLLKFVYELYTDYVLKNPFYEMEMPIRCELFDINLTQAVQKDRVAFLGR, encoded by the exons ATGGCAGCAATTTGCAGTCTTTACATCATCAATAAGTCTGGTGGATTGATATACTATAAG GATTATGGGTCTGCTGGACGAATGGATACCAATGACAGCTTGCGGGTGGCAAGTTTATGGCACTCAATGCATGCTATCTCTCAGCAGTTATCACCTGTTTCAGGTTGTTTAGGAATTGAACTTCTTCAAGCTGATACTTTTgatcttcattgctttcaatCACTGACag GAACAAAAATCTTTGTGGTGTGTGAGCCTGGAGCACAATACATGGAAAGTTTATTGAAATTTGTCTATGAATTGTACACGGACTACGTTTTGAAGAATCCGTTCTATGAGATGGAGATGCCTATACGTTGTGAGCTCTTCGATATCAACCTAACACAGGCAGTACAAAAGGATCGTGTTGCATTTTTGGGCcgataa